GCCCTGGACGACATGGCTGCCAGGAACAGCCAGACCCGTTTCGGACCCCGGTCTCCTCTCCAATGGCTCTGCAGCTCTCTCCAGATCCACAGCCTCATGGTTCCCTTGGCCTCCTCTTGTCCCCTCTGCCCTCACTGTCCCTTGGTCCCACCCCTGTCACTGCATCCTCTGCCCAGCCGTCCCCTAGCCCTGTCCAATCTGCCTCGCCCACTGGCTCCGGCCTGCTGAGGTCTTCCTCCAAGCTCAGCAccctcctgcccagccccccagcccaaACTCCCCCTCTACAGTCCTTCGGGCTGGAGCACCCCACCAGGGGGAAGCTGGCGTCCTCAACCCACAGCCCCTCAGCTACTCTGGGGCTGGGCTCTCTGCAGGGCAGGGAGCATAAAGCCTGCTTCCTCAGCAACAGATCGGCAAGGGCCCCACCCCCTCTGGCCTTCCCCCTGCTCTCCTATGCTCAAGTCCACTTCTAACCCGCCCCCCAGAGCTGGGCTGGCCCCTTCCTTGGACTCAGGAAGGAGCCTCAGCACATGGGCATCTCCTCTGTTGCCACTGGAAGGCTGACCAGCTGAACCAGTATTTCACCAGGGAAAGGAAGCCGTCACTGTGTGCCCACCACTCTGCCAGGTCCTGTCACCGCTACTTTCTTATTTCAACCTCATGGTCATCCTGCAGAATCCAGATTGTCAGTCTATTTTTCAGGAGTGGGAAGGAGACAGGCTCAGAGAAGCCAaatgacttgtctaaggtcacacagcctttcTTGGGACCTGAAACACCACGATCTGCTCCTCCTTCTCCTAGTGGGATCATGGCTCAGGCACCCCAGGGGCTGAAGTCCTAGAAACTGAGAACTGGTGTGAGAGGTTTAagtgctgggagtggggaggggctctCCCTTCTGCTTTGTGATTCCCAGGGCCACAGAGCCCTGCAGTCTCTGAAACCTTGCCCTCACTGCAGCTCGTCCAGAGTCCAAGCCTGGGGGGGGGAGGGGCCAGGCAGGAGCCCAGAAGTGAATTCTTTCTGTTCTTGTCAGTGCCAAAGAACTGAACCTGTGGATTGGAGTTGGGGACAAGCCTGAAGCAGTCCCCGCTGGGATTTCTACATGCTGAGTACCCATAGCCATACCATGACCTTGGGGAGATTGCAAAGGGTTAGCTCTCCAGGCTATTCCCCAGTAACTCCCTGCCTCCCCCCTTCTCACAGAGCCATGGTGGATGGACTTCTGAGAGCATTCATGTCATGCACAAAAGGCAGGTGGAAAGAATGAGGGAAGGGCCAGGTGCAAAGTTATGTTTAAGCAAGTGCTGGACTTGAACCTGGCCGCGGTGAGAACTGTCTTCTCCGGTATCACCCCCATCCCTGTGCAGCCCTCAGACCCTCATTACCCTCAGGCCCCTCTGAGCAGTGCCCCTCATTGCTCTTTGGCCTGATGGCAGCTGGAAGAGCAGGGGCTTGGGGCTAGGTGGGAGCTCAGCTGTAGCGCCTgcttggggatgggggtggggtggggggtggcgggtTCTCATTCAGACTCAGGACAAACACTGTAAGGGGCCTGAGATGAGAAACTCCAGCTCTTTACCCAGATTTTCACACACATGTAAACAGACACTATGCTAGTATTTGACACACTCCAGGATGCTGAGTACAAGTCTTGGTACCTAGACTTTATGGTAAATAAAGTGTTGTCCAATTCTTTTTGCTTTGGTTAGTTGTTTAAAGCTCTGGCTGTACCTTGTACTCTTGAAACCAAAAGGCCTTTGCAAGAAGAGGGAATAGTCTAGAATCTCAGAGGCAGGTGACCCCTTGTAGACCTCCTAATCCAACCCCGCCTCCCatattgcagatgaggaaactgaggcctcgAGATGGGATGGAAGTGCTTGGACTCATACAGTAAAAGGAGGTGTCATGGCCACAGGATTGTGGATGGCTGCAGAGCTGGGGTCACCAGTAGGTTCAGGGAGAACAGACTGGTGGGAGGGAAGCCAAGATGCTGTTGGTTGGAGGTCTGGGACAAGAGTCGATTATGATGTACGGTGCTCCAGGACTCACAGGGAGATGAGGATACTGTGGCCTGGCTTGTGTCTATATACCCTAAAATTTGTCAGGCACTCTGTGTTTAACTCGGGTTAACTCAATGATGACTCTAATAACTCTGCAAGGTAGATATAGTTATTACCCCTCTGTTTGGAAGGGGAAAGTGAAGCCCAGAGGTgttaaggtcacatagctaggaaATGGTATATTGTCAATGTAACTTTAGGAGCACTTAACCACAGGTGATCCTGCCTTCTACCTTCCCGGAACTTTCCCTGTAGGCCCTGAATGGAGGGGCCAAAACATGCCCATAGATGTGACCCAAGAAGGTAAAACCCTACTTTAAGCTCAAAACAAGTAAGAGAGGGGAGTGACTTAATTAACGTTGGTACACTCATACCCTGAACAGATGCTAAGAACAAAGAATGCTTTGAAGAATGTTTAGTGAGGTGAGAAAATGCTTATGACATATCAAGCAGAAAAAATAGAATGTACAACTGTCACTATAGTGTGATATTATGTTTGTTTAAAAAGATAGAATCAAAGGAGTGCAAGGAGGTGTTGTAGATTCTTGAGGAAGATGAGCCAATATCTGTGAATTCCCAAACTGTAAACACAGCTACCACTGTAGCAGAAGCCTTCCACATGGTTGAATATATCCTAGAGATCTGTATCTGGGTGTATCTATTGCTGCGtaacaaattattccaaaactcagtggcttaatcaacaaacatttatcatctcaGTCCCTGTGGAGCGGGAATCTGGGCACAGCTTAGCAGGTACCCCTGGCTCAGGGTATCTCATGGGTTCCAATCTAAGTGTTGGCTAGGGCTGCAATCATCTGAAGGCTCGAGTGGGAGGATCCACCTCCAAGCTCACTTGTGTGGCTGTCTGCAGGCCTCAGAAGGTCCACCCCCAAGCTCATTCACAAGGTTGTTGGCAGGATTGAGTTTCTGGAGGGCTGTTGGACTGAGGACCTCaggttctttttaatatttatttatttatttggctgtgcagggtctttagttgcagcacacgggatctagttccctaactaGGGATCAAACGTggaccccctgcactgggagcacagagtcttaaccgctggaccaccagggaagtccccctcaggTTCTTATAGGCTGTTGGTTGGAGATATTATTTCCTTGCCACTTGGGCCTCTCCACAGGGTCACTCAACATGGCAGCTGCTTCCCTCAGAGCAAGTAAGCTAGAGAGTGAAAAAAGGTGAGTGATACAGAAGCCATAGTCTTTTTGTAACCTAATTTCAGACATGACATCCTGTCACTTTTACTATATTCTACTGAGTAGAGACAACTCACTAGATCCAGCCCATGCTCAAGAAGAAAAGATTACACAAGGGCATAAAACCCAGGAGGCAGGATCATTGGGAGACATCTATCTTAGAGGCTGCCCATCACACTGGGTGAGAACCAGCACTTTCTTGGgtcccttctttttccttttatcatcACCACTAGCAGCTGGCTTTCTCTGAGGAGACCATTTCTTTAGAAGGAAACAATTTTGAACCTTTTGCAGCAGTGGCAATGCCCCTAGAGTGGGCAGAGAGGATCTGGTAGGTTTGAGGCTACAGCAAGGCTAGAGACCCACAGCCTCAAGTCAGCCTTGCAGCAAGCACAATGCAGACGCTCACTCCTCAGAAAGACCTTTGAAGTGATGCATGAACAGTCAGTGCTGAAATAGCAGGTAGGTGTAGGCCAAGAGTCTTCTATGCTTTGAAAAGTAATCACTCACTGGAGGACTAAAGTTTAAATTCAATTTAAACTCTTTGagctattttttttctggtattcaCCTctatagtgggttgaatggtagcTCCCTAAAAGATAAGTCCACCCATAGCCTGTGAATGtgcccttatttggaaaaagggtcttgctgatgtaattaagttaagaatCTCAAGATTAAATCATCCTGGATTGTCCAGGTGGGCCCTAAGTCCAATGACCAATAATGGTCAATCTTCCTAGTAATGGgaagagaagacacaaagaagaaggtcatgtgaagacagaagcagagattgaaGTTAGGCAGCCTCAAACCAAAGAACATCTGGAGCCtcgagaagctggaagaggcaaagaaggctTCTCCCCTATGGAACTTCAGAAGGAGCAGAGAGAGCCGTGAGGAAGCTGTTTCACTCATCCAGGTGAGTAATGGTGGTGGCCAAGACCAGGGGGTAGCAGGGAGGTGGTAAGATGAGGTCTGATTCAGGGTGTGCTTTATAGATAGAGCTGATGGgatgtgctcatggattggacgtggggagagggaggaaggaaggatgatgCTGCAACTTGGGGCCTGAGCAACTGGTGGTTGGTAGTGCCAAAGACCAAGAAAGATTGGGAGAGGAGCAGCTTGGAGTGGGGGTGTGTGGCGGGGAGGGGAGATCTGGAGGCCTGTTTTGGCCATGTcaagtttgagatgcctatttGCCATCTAACTgaatagaaaagagtttggcAATTAGGGGAATGGTCAAGACCGGGTATATAAATTTGGAAGCCAGCAGTGTACAGATGGGTGGGTGGACACTGGGGACCAGATCAAATGATCTGTGAAGGCCCTTGCAGCTGTGTCTCTATGTGGGCCTCCTCTTCTTGTGCCCCAGAGCTCTCTCAGCCTGGCACTCCTTCCCTCCTGCATGCCCAGAATCTGCCCCCATCCTTTCTCGTCAAATgcttcttcctccaggaagcctcctaTGACCCTCCAAGATAAAAATGACCCCCTCAGGCTCCTCATCACACCCATGTGCCTTTCACCAGCATCTATGATTTTCCTTCTTGTGTgactgtggcttttttttttttttttttttttgcggtacgcaggcctctaactgttgtggcctctcccgttgcggagcacaggatctggatgcgcaggctcagcggccatggctcacgggcccagccgctccacggcatgtgggatcttcccagaccggggcacgaacccgcatcccctgcatcggcaggcagactctcaaccactgcgccaccagggaagcccgactgtgGCTTTTTATCTTTCCATCTCCTTCAATGGCAGCAACCAGTCAAGCCCTCCATGAGTACTTTTAAACAGTTCATTCATTAGGAGGCAGTAAAGCATGATGGTGAGAGAGCTTGAGCTCCAGGGTCAGATAGGACTGGGTTCATGTCCCAGCTCCACTACTTCCTGGCTCAACTTCTTCAGGCCTCAgatttcttatctgaaaaatgggaactGAAAAATGTACCCACCCACAATCTaccctatgtatatgtgtatacatatctatatatacatgtaaatataatatatattatatatattatagaaaagcatatgttcaccaaaagacatgaacagaatTTTTATATCAGGAATATGGATAAGGgtagaaaactggaaacaacccaaatgcccagtCAAGAGGATaatgaatagggacttccctggtggcgcagtgcttaagaatccacctgccaatgcaggggacatgagttcgagccctggtccaggaagatcccacatgctgtggagcaactaagcctgtgcaccacaactactgagcctgcgctccagagcccgcgagccacgactactgaagcccgtgcgcctagagctggtgctcctcaacaagagaagccactgcaatgaggagaagcccgtgcactgcaatgaagagtagcccccactcgccacaactagagaaagctgcaaTGAAACCcatatagccaaaaataaataaattaaataaataaatttattttaaaaagtataatgaaTAACTTGTGGAATATTTTACACTAGGTAATGCTACACAGTAACAAGAATGAACAAACTGCAACTATATGGAATAACGTGAATAAACTTCACAAACAAAATGTCTGGCCatagaagccagacacaaaagtggAGACAATTTGTATGATCCacttatataaagtttaaaagtagagggcttccccggtggcgcagtggttgagaatccgcctgccaatgcaggagacacgggctcaatccctggaccgggaagatcccacatgccgcagagcaactaagctcatgtgccacaactactgagcctgtgctctagagcccgtgaaccacaactactgagcccgcgtgccgcaactactgaagcccgtgcacctagagcccatgctccacaatgagggaagccactgcaatgagaagcccgcgcaccacaacgaagagtagcccccactcgccacaactagagaaagcccacgtgcagcaacaaagacccaacacagccaaaaaaaattaattaattaattaaaaagaaaaagtttaaaagtagaaaaaagctAATCTATGCTGTAAAAAGTCAGGGTTATGGTTACAGTTGGAGGATAAAACCTCAAAGGGGACAGGAGGGGCCTTCTGGGGTGTgataatgttctgtttcttgagctTTGTGGTGGTTACATGAATATATTCACTGTACGAAAATTCACTGAGCTGTATGTTTATGATATGTGCTCTTTCCTGTTATGTCTTATATACTTAAATAGAAAGAGGGTGGATGTAAGGAGCACATCACAGTCCCGGGCATATAGCAAGTGAGCAATAAATATAAGCTACcgcaaaggaatgaatgaaagaaccCATGAAGCCATTGACAATCAGAACCATGGACAGATCAGAATCTGCATTCAAGGATGGccggagggggcttccctggtggcgcactggttgagagtccgcctgccaatgcaggggacgcgggttcgtgccccggtctggggagatcccacatgccgtggagcggctgggcccgtgagccatggccgctgagcctgcgcatcggatcctgtgctccgcaatgcgagaggcgacaatggtgagaggcccgcgtaccgcaaaaaaaaaaaaaaaaaaaaaaaaaggatggctggaggaaaaggaagagatcaCTGGTCTGATACAGGGGACTCGAGGCAGGAGAGAATCTAAGACCTTTCCTCTGAGATTAGCAGTTCAGTTCCTTCTGAAGGGCACTCCTATCGTGCAGAAAGGAGAACATTCCTAGGGGACCATGGGTATCCGTGTGTGTGTTCATGcagaatttcattccattttaaaagGTCTGCAGCCCCTTGTTTTTCTAAGCCAGTGAATGCTGAAATCTCCCTAGAGAGGCCAATCCTGGATCCAGGACATCCCCTTCTTGCTCAGGTTCTTGCAGGCTTTGCTCACAATCTTGGGCTTGTGTTTATCTagttggtggggagagggaaggactcCAGGCAGGGTAAAAATAACCTATGACAGAAGATTTCCCAGTCATGAGCAGGCTCCAGGAAGGAAGACATATTTTGTATCAATTTAATGAGCTGCTTCATCTGGTAGTGATTTCCCTGTTACTGGGAGCATCCACACAGAGGCTGCACAAAAACCTGCCAGGATACTGCAAGGAGGACTCCTACAACATGAAGAACTTACCCAGGTGAATGCTGAGGGCACGCCAAGACTAAAATTCTATTATTTAATTCAACACAACATTTCCTTGAACGCATGAACTGCTTCTCTCTGCACTGCTCCTCTCACAAGTATGTTTCCTTTTCCCTaagacttgaaatatttcatgCTCAGTAGGAAATTTGAAAAGCTGGGGGGGAAATTATCTATACCATTGAagactactcagcaataaaaaggagtgaattaCAGAGACACATaccaacttggatggatctcaagggcgttatgctgagtggaaaaagacaatttcaaaaggccaCCTACTGTAAGATTCCACTATGtaacattctcaaaatgacaaaattatggagatggagaacagattagtggtggCAAAACTAACCCCAACACCATAACACCCCAgaccgcaagccacgtggcacagagcagtcctcctgggttctCTTACCCTCCTGTTCTCCACCCAGGCACCCCTTCctaataaagtctcttgctttgtcagcacgtgtgtctcctcggacaattcatttctgagtgttagacaagagcccactctcaggccctggaaggagccccccttcctgcaacaaaatatcttaataatTCACAACACCGTCAGAATTTGATCAGCAGGAAGTGGATAGGAATGTGCTGGGCTTTGGAATCAAAAAGACTCATACCCATCTGAGAGTTccagttctttttatttatttatttatttatttatttatttttggctgcgttgggtgttagttgctgcgtgcgggcttactctagctgtggcgagcaggggtactctttgttgcggtgtgtgggcttctcattgcggtggcttctcttgttgaggagcacaggctctaggcgcgcgggcttcagtagttgtggctgggcggggggctctagagcgcaggctcagtagttgtggcttgcgggcttagttgctccgcggcatgtgggatcttcccggaccagggctggaacccgtgtcccatgcattggcaggcagattcttaaccactgcgccaccagggaagcccagtgttccAGTTCTTGAATGTCCACAAATCGCTCCCGTTTTGGAGCCTCTTTAGAACTGGGATATTAATAACTGCTGTACAGCACCGGGGTGAGTACTAAAGGAGAGCGTGTACGAAAAGTGCTTCCACGACGCTCCACACACAGTAGGGGCTCCGCGGTCCACAGCACCGGACCTTCCCACGCCAGGCGCGCAGTAGGCGCGAAAAGACCAATGGGCGGACAAGCCCGGGAACCACGGAAAGGCGCTGAACTTCTGTGCTCCACCGGGTGGGGCGCGTGGCGGGCCACTCCGAGTCTTGGCCTCGCGCGACCCCTGGATGCGGTCGCAGCGGCGCGCACGCGCAGACCGCGGCCAGGCCCCGGAGCGCGCGCCCACCTGGTGACCCTGGAGCGCAGCTGCGCGTGCGCCAAGGGCCTGGCCGGAGCGCGGCTCTAACGGAGGCGGGGCCAAGCGGCCGGGCGAGTCGTCGAGTCAGCCAGCCAGGCTTCGTGAGAGGTCGGCGCCTGCCTTTTTCAGAGAGCAGTTATTAGTGGGTACCCCGGCCGAGGCCACTTTGATGATGCACGAAGAACTCTTATGAGAAAGAGCCTGGCCGAGCCTGGGAGGTCCTTGGGTCTGAGGTAATGGTCGGCACCGGCCTGGTGCTCTGGTGGGGTTGGCGCTTTACTCTGAGGGAGATTTCAGACCCCAGCCCCACTCCACAGCCGCCCCCTGAGGCAGCCTTCGCAGCTCCGGGCCCTTTTGGAAGCCCAGTGCACACAACGCCTGGGCTGTGCCCAGCGCAGGGCCTCGTGGTTGGGGCGGCAGGCCTGGCGCACAGGTCGCAGGCTGTGGAGGTGCGAGGGGGAGCCGGGCGGGCAGGGAGGGAAGCCGGGCAGGCGCCGCGAGCTGAGTCCACATGCCCTTCCACGGGCAAATGAGCAGCGCCGAG
This region of Mesoplodon densirostris isolate mMesDen1 chromosome 7, mMesDen1 primary haplotype, whole genome shotgun sequence genomic DNA includes:
- the BATF2 gene encoding basic leucine zipper transcriptional factor ATF-like 2 isoform X1, which translates into the protein MHLCGANGLLIRMDPEEHQRQLKKKQNNRAAAQRSRQKHVNKADALHQQHESLEKHNHTLRKEIQALQAELAWWSRTLHMHERLCPMDCASCLAPVPPGRWGQAEWPPGPVRPGRHGCQEQPDPFRTPVSSPMALQLSPDPQPHGSLGLLLSPLPSLSLGPTPVTASSAQPSPSPVQSASPTGSGLLRSSSKLSTLLPSPPAQTPPLQSFGLEHPTRGKLASSTHSPSATLGLGSLQGREHKACFLSNRSARAPPPLAFPLLSYAQVHF
- the BATF2 gene encoding basic leucine zipper transcriptional factor ATF-like 2 isoform X3 is translated as MADKETDPEEHQRQLKKKQNNRAAAQRSRQKHVNKADALHQQHESLEKHNHTLRKEIQALQAELAWWSRTLHMHERLCPMDCASCLAPVPPGRWGQAEWPPGPVRPGRHGCQEQPDPFRTPVSSPMALQLSPDPQPHGSLGLLLSPLPSLSLGPTPVTASSAQPSPSPVQSASPTGSGLLRSSSKLSTLLPSPPAQTPPLQSFGLEHPTRGKLASSTHSPSATLGLGSLQGREHKACFLSNRSARAPPPLAFPLLSYAQVHF
- the BATF2 gene encoding basic leucine zipper transcriptional factor ATF-like 2 isoform X2, with amino-acid sequence MHLCGANGLLIRMDPEEHQRQLKKKQNNRAAAQRSRQKHVNKADALHQHESLEKHNHTLRKEIQALQAELAWWSRTLHMHERLCPMDCASCLAPVPPGRWGQAEWPPGPVRPGRHGCQEQPDPFRTPVSSPMALQLSPDPQPHGSLGLLLSPLPSLSLGPTPVTASSAQPSPSPVQSASPTGSGLLRSSSKLSTLLPSPPAQTPPLQSFGLEHPTRGKLASSTHSPSATLGLGSLQGREHKACFLSNRSARAPPPLAFPLLSYAQVHF